aagtaggctgggggtgcacaagaagttgggaggggacacagctgggacagctgaccccaactgaccaaagggacattccataccacatgacgtcatgctcggcatataaagctgggggaagaagaaggaagggggggacgttcggagtgatggtgtttgtcttcccaagtaaccgttacacatgatggagccctgctttcctggagatggctgaacacctgcctgcccatgggaagtagcgaatgaattccttgctttgctttgcttgcgcacacagcttttgctttacctattaaaccatctttatctcaacccacgagttttctcacttctactcttccgattctgtcccccatcccattgtagggggagtgagcaagcagctgtgtagtgcttagttgccggctggggttaaaccacaacacacctACCTTCAAGACCAATCCCAGggcaaagggaagaaaaccaaaaaagcccaagATTTGAAGAAATGTACAAAAGGAAGGGGCAACACATGATAAATGCTGAAGGACTAGTACATTATATGATGGCAAATCCTTCCTGAGTAGATATCAGATGCACCAGATGGGAAGGAACTGAGTGATGTATTGGGagtgaagaaagcaaaaatggaaaagtaaaatattttagtctACTTTGCCAGGAAAACAGGACTTATGTGATCACACTGTAAGTATATCTGTGcctctttcttctcccacttGACCCTCTTAATCAAATTAAATAGAAGTGAAGAAACCTTCCAATTTAAGTGTCTACaacttccataaaaataaatggccAAACAGAGAAGATGCTTTTTAGAGCTGCAACACAAACTCagcttttttttaacaagcaGAGAGCCCAAAAGGGAAAATTACTCTTGTATATATGCTCTCACTGTAGGAAAAGTTTGAGTAAGAGCAAGTCCTTAGAGCACTGACTTGGGAACAAGATCTACTTACATTAGAGAACTGGCAAAATCATGATCCTCAGCTTTAAGTCCTTCCTACTGCATGGACAACTGCTTGCTTTTGAAGCAAGCAAAGAGAAGTTTCACGGTAAATTAACATCAGTTTTTGTTCACCTTAATAAACCATGTGTTATAAGCTGTGGCAGGTGGCCAGCTGCTTCAGTTCAGCCACCGAGGCAGCTAGTATTGACAAACGTATTTGTTAAAGAAGGGGAGGTTCCTTGAAGCATCAGCAGGGAatcagagcagaggggaaagcaaCTCCGAGGACAGGGTAAAGGAGAGTTGAGCTTGAGTTGACTATAAAACTGATAGCAAAAAAAGGTTAGTAATAAAAAGGCAAGAGTGGAAACATCTAAGGTTGGAAATCAGTACAGATCATTCATGAGCATGAAAGAGGAATTCACCAAGcaacagggaaatgagaagaaacaaagaCCAGGGGCCAaagtcaagagagaaaaaagccaaaacagcaAATTGTTTGGAAGTACAGAaaggtaggggggaaaaaaagccaaaggcTACTACACATCAGTATTTCTTGCCCTATTCTTTTCTGCTGTCTTAGGAACCagcttttcttctcactgtttCTACAGAAGCTCTTTCTCCCCGAGTCAGAAGGCATTTCTTACCATCAGCTTTTCACAGGcttcatgctgctgctttgtaGGCAGGAGAAAACAAGACCCAATGGGAGGAAACTCCAGATCTTATTCAGAGATTAACACGGGCAGTAGCTCTGACCATGCTTCTTCCCCATCCAAAGATCCTCCCCTCCTACCCAAGAATCACATTTTATATTTGGCACTTACAAAGCACTTGACAGGAAATGAGATGCTAAGTAATTAAACTGTTGGATACATTAAGCATTACCACAGAATAAATTGAGTTACTTTTTCAAGAAATCTGTACTTCTCTCAATCTGGAAACCCCCTTCCATATAGAAAAATAGATGGACACAATAGGGAAAACTAGGATGTAACAGGCTTTGACTACCCAAAGTGCCTGAAGCCCAGTTTAGGCAGAACTGAGGCTTTGATCTTAAAGTTCTGTTTCCCAAACTGGTGAAGACCAGAGCCTCAGGAAAAATTGGAAATtacttagaaaattaaaaaaattcctttaagtATTGCATGCATGTGATACACAGTAACCATTTGCAGCTCATAGCTTGAAAGggtgctttattttgttttggtacAGATTCAGTCCAGTTCACAGAGAACACATTGGTTAATACATATCTTCACTTTGTAGGAGAAATGGGCATGAACACGTGAGCACTCAGTCACCAGCCTTTTATAGCTAATTTATGCAACTTTTGCCTCTAAAGCATCATGTATGGCACACAGGTTTCACTAACATCCCATATAGGAGCACTGTAACATCATCTCTAGAAACACAGGAGAGGAGGATGTAAATCTCAAGGACTGTAAAATTACATATATACTGCTTATGGATTTATCTTTCAAAATCATGTTTTTGACATTAActtgaaaatttaaaagaatgagTCCCTGAATAATATATGTTCTTCCTTGAGGCACAGGTTCAAATTCAGCAATCTTCACTTTAAGCAGCCATTGAGAGCTGAGGACTTGGAGCAGCCAAAACTGTCTTAAAACCAGGTCTCCAGGTTTCTGTGAGCTGCAGTAGCAGCTAAGAGGAAGAAGGGTACCTGAATCTCAGCAGAACAAAGCAGTCTCCCATGTTTAATCGTTTTATTAGAACCTGAAATAGCAACGAAGGCAAGGATGTTTGCTAAATCAGTCCCTGTTAACCTACCAAACTTACCTTCATTGTTAGATATAAGGTCTAGTAGCACCCAATATCCTCCACAATGTAACATGAAACCAGCAGGAACATGAAAAATACTGGCAGAATGAAGATGAGAGGACAGAAAAGGGACTATGAAAGATACTTTCAGTCTGAAGCATGTTTCAAGTAGCTTagattttcaaagccattttaaaagttttgtgcaCTCAACTTGCTCCCAAATACTCCActgttttttctgactttttcacCTAAttacttttctctcctttcaaagagcaacagaaaatgagaaaacagatcACGGGAGAGAGAGACAATGAAAGCAGTGAGTTAGCATATACTATCAAGTACAGAAAGTATTCTGTAAGCTGTCAAATATAAGAGCAAAACAGCAACTTTCATTTTCCCTCCACTTAAAGAATTCacgttttgaaaatgtttaagaGAAAATGTCCAAAGTTCATGACCAAGCTTCTCAAAGTTTTAAACATAGCATCTTACAACTGGGAGAACAGAGTTTATCTTTCTATTTGTAAGCCAAAGTTTGAAATACCTTACAatatacttttaatttaattttttctaaagaaacatCATTTAAGAACTGAAAGAACAGTGTGCCACTAAATGTTAaggactgtattttaaaaacctttattaaaaaaaggttatATAGGTATGAtgaatttaaattgtattttaaagtcaACTACTTAAGCATCTAAATGATTTAAAATGAAGTGCAAAATTGGAAGTCCAGTCACAGATGAGGCTGTAGAGTTGTGCTCAAGATAGAAGAGGTCTACCCATAGCAGGCACAGCTGCACGCTCATAAGCTAACTCAGTCTGTCTCAGCCATGAATCCTGCAGATCTGAGCGACACCGCTGATTAGGTCAGTTTGATCTACTTAATATAAACTCTCCCTTTCTAATAAGAAGGATATTAACTAAAGCGTTCAGTTAAGCAATAAAACCTTTCTAATtagcaacaaaaaataaaaattacatgcttGCTCTGTTTCAGGCACTTTTAAGATCATAGTTTATTTACTGTAGGTAAAAAGCTAGTATACAGATTAAGGGATCCCTTAAATTTCAAGTCTACAGTTATATACCATCTAGTATTCTTGCTCTGAATATTAaccaaaaaaagtttctaaaCACCCGTAAGCCCCACTATAAATCTTCATtgttatgaggaaaaaaaaatataaatcaatgCTTAATTTGTTCAATGCATAATATTTACACTGTGAAACCAATGGGAGAAAACAAGCAGTGGCAAAGAGgcagtaaattttaaaaagccaaagttttatatattttttttttacaatagtgTGCTAATCAGCATAattgtatataaaaaaattaaaatatagcaGAGCATCCCATTACAGAAATTTTAATCATCTGAACTGCAGTCATTACTTGCTAACCATTTACATGCAACACCTGCTAGGactgactttttgtttttaaagtgtaaaataGATTATGAGGTTTAAGAGACAAACATTAATTTGTgtacaaacaaaattaaaaactgcattCAAGAATTGTACTGGTCACAAGCCTCTTCCAtacggggggggggaagtacaaACGATGATAGAAAGTGGTCTCTTTCTATACACTAATTATCAAAGGCAATGCATAGACTGAGAATACCTGGATGGCAAACTCTGTAGACACTGGAAACAAACAGCTTTCACATACATGCTCTTTATAGGAGGCCTTTCTTTCCATGAAATGGCAATGGCTGATAGCAAATAAGGGGCGCCAGGTGTACAACTAAGTAGATCTTGCAAAATACTAAGATGGGGCAGTTGTTAATATACAATTTGAactatatatacaatataatggAATGTATCCCATCCCAAAACTGGTTTATGAAACAATTAGACCTTTCTACACTAGCCTTACGACTCAGCtatcattttaatgaaaacataagtACACAAGAGACTTGCATGAGAAGTAAAATTTATGGGGCATTTTACAGGAACTATTGACAAAGTTGCTTAATggcatttctgcttttaaagtaattttgttaGATATAATTGAAACAACATCTGTGTATAAAATGTCCTGACAGACACTTCAACATGGAGCTTTGGTGATTTTAAAAGGCCCTTTTTCGATCTGTTATGAATTGTACTGCAGAAGTATTGATGCATGCACACATCTGTGTCAGCTGAGACTAGTGATCCAACTGCATGCACATTTCCTCCTTGAGGTATTTTCCATGTTAAACCACTTCAATAACAGTAAGATGAAAAATAGATTAAAGTATTTCAGATAACTCAAACTGAATAGGAAACAGAATGCCAATATGGCAATAAaacctttttctgttgtttttaaacaggaaggTCTCTTGTACCAGCAGAATCCTGTATACAGATACACAGAGAAGGAGGGAATACACCACTTATAATTTCCATTAAACAAGAGCTGATTCATCATGTGAAAAGGtacaaattacagaaaacatgaaTAGTCAATAGAAGAGAAACAACTTGTTTACACGAAATAAGAGAGAACACTTCAGTCTGAACGCAGTTATTTTGTGAAAGCTGCTACAACAGCCCACAGAACCTCATTCGTGTTGGCTTTCATACATTCAACCTCAGGGTCTAAATCCAGAAGCTGCCGCACTCTCTTTGTGGCTAAATCATACTGCTCATCCAAAAGGGGGGCAAAAGCGTTCTCCAGAACATCTGAAGCATGGGCTAAATAAACAAGTGCCAGCAAGCGCTTGTCCATGCGGTGAGGGTCATTCACCCATTTGTCAAGAACTGCTTCTTGAACCTTCTTGATGAGGCGCTGTTTGATATTGTTGTTGGTGAGAGGGTGCGTAGTCATGTCAAAAAGAAGGAAGTTCTGTTTCTCTGTTGTCAGTACACCTTTTTCCACTAGATTTTTAGCTAACCGTTCACGGACATTTCGCAATTGGTAGTGCAACTTCAATGGGTTCCATGTTTCAcctaaaaaaacaagcaaaaaagccaAGAGTCAGGCAAAGTTTAAGCTATTACAGTGATTCTCCCCCACCGCTACAGAATGAGCTGTCAAATTCATATAGCTGACTATTACACTAAGATACTGTGCTCATCTCAGCATTTCTCTGATCTCTGACCTACCTAGATATATACATAGAGACAGAGACCACGAGAGCCTCTTTGAGGAGTTTCAGTGTACATTTGAAGTTTGGACAAAATGCTAGCTAAGCCGTGTCTTGATTAGGGATACGACAAATAAGCACTCTTGtactgaaggaaaaggaaagaaaaaaaaaaaaaaagaaaaaaccccaacccctccaaaacaaaccaccaaacaaaacaccacacacagtCACGAAGAAAGAGTTAATAAAACCAAGAATAAGCATCTCCTCCAATCTTGTCCATTTGTCTACTTCCAGCCTTTTATCAATTCAGAAGCTGGAAGAAGTGTCATTGCCGTTCTTTCTGCCACAGAGAGAAGCTAATGCACACCTACCCTATATGTCCCCCTGtggtggtttaacctggcaggcagctaaacaccgcacagccattcgctcactctccccacacacagtgggatgggggagagaatcaggaaaaaaaaagagtaaaattcgtgggttaagataaagagagtttaataggacagaaaaggaaggaaaaataataataataatgataaaagaacatacaaaataagtgatggaCAATGCAATCGCTCatcacccgctgaccgatgcccagccagttcccgagcagcagtcactgcccccctggctagctttcccccagtttatatactgagcatgacgtcgtatagtatggaatacccctttggccagtttggatcagctgtcctggctgtgccccctcccagcttcttgctggcagggcatgagaagctgaaaagtccttgactagtgtaagcactacttcgcaacaactaaaacatcagtgtgttatcaacattgttctcatcctaaatccaaaacacagcactgtaccagcaactaggaagaaaattaactctatccctgccgaaaccaggacagtatccaccccttattctataccatgtacgtcatgcccaggtccccacactttccaatacatcccaattaatcaccaccacttttcctgtcttttgatatatacacacagatatcattcgcttagtctatggaccatgcctctaaaatgttcagtaaGTTCATTTAATCCATgaccttgggctccatctgtcataacagtccttcagggcaggagagacggtgtgtggtgttggattttttttttgcatgctgaagccagctttcgtcccatcaccgctgcacttgtctcgttctatcatcgctgcactttgctcggttttatcaaagttcattcttcattaatatgggtgattcttactgtgataccgttgatatggcatatagccaccacagaagtgatgagaTACAGTATTACacagtaattaacatcatacaattgaattcattggctattctcgcccaaaatcaaatccccttgaggtacacatcggacttccccatcctcccgcatcacccaccaagggcacccaggtccttgagcaaaagcaatcccatggatgggtttgcctttgcccgaggcaggaataacccaaactgtcttccccaacatattttttatgtgcactacaggggctttatccccttctacagtacgtacaagttttgactgggcagggccagctcgattggcagatcccctcgtgttgactaaccaggtggcctttgctaaatgtgtgtcccaatatttgaacgtcccaccacccctggggcagtcggttccaggtgtactggacgcccctccaagtgaaagcaaactgtggcctgcactctgctgccaaagggattgagaaaaatgcatgagtgatatcaattgtggcataccacttggctgcctttgactccagttcgcactgaagttctagcatgtctggcagagcagcactcagcagtggcatgacatcatggtttaacctcagctggcaactgaggaCCACGCAGctactcgctcactctccccttccccggtgggatgggggagagaatcggaagagtaaaagtgagaaaactcgttggttgagataaaaatagtttaataattgaaataaaataataataataagagaatatacaaagcaagttatgcacgatgcaattggctcaccacccgccaaccaatgcccagccagtccccgagcaacggccccccccagccaactccccccagtttatgcactgagcatgatgtcacatggtatggaatatccctttggccagtttgggtcagctgtcctggctgtgccccctcccagcttcttgtacacctccagccttctcagttggtagagcatgggaagctgaaaagtccttgactagtggaagcactacctaacaacaactaaaacaccgctgtgttatcaacattgttctcatcccaaatccaaaacacagcactgtaccagctactaggaagaaaattaactctagcccagctgaaaccaggacacatgacttcgttcaggccacgatagtctactgtcagtctccactctccattagacttccgcactggccgtatgggactgttaaagggtgaacgagtcttgctgatcactccttggctctccagtcgacgaatcagcttatggatgggaatcagggagtctcggttggtgtgatattgctgccggtgcactgtggtggtagcgattggcacctgttggtcttcgaccttcagcaaccccacaacagaggggtcctccgagagaccaggcaaggtggacagctgtttaatttcttccgtctccaaggcagctataccaaaagcccaccggtacccttttgggtccttgaaataccctctcctgaggtagtctatgccaaggatgcacggagcctctgggccagtcacaagggggtgcttctgccactcattcccagttaggctcacttcggcctccaatacagttagctgttgggatccccccccatcactccagaaatacagatgggttctgcccctatatagcttgatggcattagggtacactgtgcagcggtgtctactagagccttatactcctgtgggtccgatgtgccaggccactgaatccacacagtccagtaaacccggttgtccctttcctccccctggctggaggcagggcccctctagccctggtcatagtatttgttactcacttcttgtaaatacgagtcacaagcctcttcattaagatcagaagtaagatcagcccttctactctgtctggggaactgcccactggaaactggagcagccattttcctggaagaacccccttttgtgattgttttcccttgcaactcacatacccgtgcctctagggtcgaggtgcattttccttcccacttgctcatgtcctctctgtggtcacgcaggtaaaaccacagggtggcctgtggtgtacATCTACTATATCCTCTCTCCTGAGCaaagggatgcttactcctaatggccgagatactggtccgtacaggtggagagtagggcatatcctcttcaagttgctggatctcctgggacagtttctccacagccgagacaagggaggaagagagactttcttcgtattgccggagttgaccagccaattcatccaccgtttgttcctctccatcttcccaggtcatcactgccaatgagttggcatatgacgacgGTGcactttcttcttgtgtatagggacaactgataccagcatgggttggttctctggttgagccacagtgcctgtcaccggggttggagtagccgcagtgcctgtcgtcggggttgatctctggatggtattcttaaataattgtttaaccttaaacaagacctgaaccacattcaggagacagagcaataggaacatgctggtttgaacatcccaaggatattcaaaattctcaagagctgtttttactagcctgaaggagaaagggaaggtgaaagagcaggggaaagtgtcccccccatctcccccatagattggttccccgaggagaaaaggtaaaaggtgtaattattaatagtttccaaaaagtgactcccgaggtacggagatgatggcagtACTGAGTACAAATAcggaagtacaaatacaaaaattagtctcacgaccaaaaattttatcatatcataaacctgtagtgttacacagtgcagcaaaatgatgcccttgatccagctcccagaggtgatagacagcacaacagggaacatatacagcaagtaaggtgttacataacacaactttgagaggaagcacaacaactttgagagtcaattaatcaacattgtgaccagcgactattcaaaacaatatgatgaatgcttataacaaatttgccttaatacgctctggtcagatctgtcattatctcaaccctttgtgccccacgttgggcgccaaaaggactgttgtggtttaacccggcaggcagctaaacaccacacagccattcgctcactccccccccaccagtgggacaggggagagaatcagaaaaaaaaaaaaagtaaaattcgtgggttgagataaagacagtttaataggacagaaaaggaagggaaaataataataataatagtaataatactagaagaatatacaaagcaagtgatgcacaatgcaaatgCTCATCACtgaccaaccaatgcccagccagttcccgagcagtggtcactgccccccggctaactccccccagtttatgtactgagcatgacgtcatatggtatggaatatccctttggccagtttgggtcagctgtcctggctgtgccccctcccagcttctcgctggcaaggcatgagaagctgaaaagttcttgactagtgtaagcactacttcgcaacaactaaaacatcagtgtgttatcaacattattctcatgctaaatccaaaacacagcactataccagctactaggaagaaaattaactatcccagctgaaaccaggacaccagggtACAGTCCTGATTTACTTCAGAGTCAGCAGAAGACACCTCTTCTACAGAGTAGAGATGTCCTCTGACACTTCCATCTAGATCCTTTCTGTACCAAGTTAAGTCAAAAACAAGTTACTTATATTTGATTAAAGGCTACAAATCAACAAGCAACTACGCTAGAGGACAGACTAATTGACTTTTTTGCATACTTTCTCCCCAAAAATCTTACAGTATAATCTCTAGTGATGCCAGATAATTAGctttattggggggaaaaaagcaaatacattatGTTCAAGGCTTACCACTAAGCAGTTCAATCCAATTTTGTACTGTTTCAGGAGGTTGAGTCTCTTTTATGTGTTTCAGAGCTTCATCAAGCAGAACATCCCCTGTAGGAGCATCTGACTTGCAAATCACCTAGGATAGAATAAAACGCAGTCAGTATTTTGAATTAATTCATATACCATAAACATCCAACAATAAAAACTGGAAGTAAATCTACCTGTTATCAGAACCAAGGAAAATTTTAAGGGGTGAGGAGTCTTCTCTAAGAATATGCAAGTTTAAAAAATACCTAGTTGTTAAAAAAACTATTTAGGATTTTAATTGCAAAGCTACGTTAAGTCTTAAGTTATCTATAATCTAAATTAACCTTAATTGACTAAAACTATAGTATTAATAACATGCTTAATACCTAATTTTTTAAGGAAGATAATCCACTAACCTGGCCAGGTCCTTTgcttcctccccaaaacaaagtATACTACAGTGTTAAATTGCTTTCTGATGGCAGTCAATTTTACTGCTTCAAGTCAATTTACTCAGGATACTGCAGTTAAACAATTAGGCCATGTGAAATTGAGAAATCAAttagaatgtgaaaaaaaagcaggaaaactgattttcttcttccatatggaagctgcctggcggaaaaggacctgggggttctggtcgacagccggctgaacatgagtcggcagtgtgcccaggcggccaagaaggccaatggcatcctggcctgtatcagaaatagtgtggccagcaggagtagggaagtgatcgtgcccctgtactcggccctggtgaggccgcacctcgaatactgtgttcagttttgggcccctcactacaagaaggacgttgaggtgctggagcgtgtgcagagaagggcaacgaggctggtgagggttctggagaacaagtcttatgaggagcggctgagggaactggggttgtttagcctggagaaaaggaggctgaggggagacctcatcgctctctacaactacctgaaaggaggttgtagcgaggtgggtgttggtctcttctcccaagtaactagtgacaggacgagaggaaatggcctcaagttgcgccaggggaggtttagattggatgtaaggaaaaatttctttactgaaagagtggtgaaacattggaacaggctgcccagggaagtggtggagtccccatccctggaagtatttaaaagacgagtagat
The DNA window shown above is from Aptenodytes patagonicus chromosome W, bAptPat1.pri.cur, whole genome shotgun sequence and carries:
- the LOC143172046 gene encoding Golgi phosphoprotein 3-like, with translation MTSLTQRSSGLVQRRTEASRSAAADKERGAGGGPEDEGRRDEPGDDEKGDSKETRLTLMEEVLLLGLKDREGYTSFWNDCISSGLRGCMLIELALRGRLQLEACGMRRKSLLTRKVICKSDAPTGDVLLDEALKHIKETQPPETVQNWIELLSGETWNPLKLHYQLRNVRERLAKNLVEKGVLTTEKQNFLLFDMTTHPLTNNNIKQRLIKKVQEAVLDKWVNDPHRMDKRLLALVYLAHASDVLENAFAPLLDEQYDLATKRVRQLLDLDPEVECMKANTNEVLWAVVAAFTK